The following proteins come from a genomic window of Gemmatimonadaceae bacterium:
- a CDS encoding DUF5615 family PIN-like protein, translated as MLLDENPPLDLAAEIRGHDVHTVRGLGSTGIENGELMRLATTACDVFVTTDQNLPNGSTDR; from the coding sequence GTGCTGCTTGACGAGAACCCGCCACTGGACCTTGCGGCAGAGATTCGCGGCCATGACGTCCATACGGTCCGCGGACTCGGGTCGACCGGCATTGAGAACGGCGAACTGATGCGCCTCGCTACTACCGCGTGCGACGTATTCGTCACGACGGATCAGAATCTCCCGAACGGGAGCACGGATCGTTGA
- a CDS encoding CocE/NonD family hydrolase, which translates to MLTFTAYRFRAFAIGLLVAAAPAALPAQVTTLPSETPATLVPTNDGFDHTRRDVMIPMRDGVKLHTVILVPKGARRAPILLTRTPYDATALTSHANSAHLGPNLNGYDNALDVILGGGYIRVVQDVRGKYGSEGDYVMNRPLHGPQNPTSVDHATDTYDTIDWLVKNIPESNGNVGILGISYDGFLPLMALVNPHPALKVSVPMNPMVDGWMGDDWFHNGAFRQQNMPYIYEQAGTRDNSAKWWSTHYDDYDMFLQAGSAGELGRRRGLEQVGFWRKVLAHPAYDAFWQDQAMDKMLAAQPLKVPVMLVHSLWDQEDIYGDIAVYKALEPKDTNNDKVFLVLGPWHHGQEIKDGSSLGALRFESNTSLTFQREVLRPFLDHYLKDEAPKADVAPVTAFETGTNTWRRLTAWPAGCASGCTVRATPLYLQPRLKLAFAAPDAGGPAYDEYVSDPAKPVPFRARPTRPTGYDNGLTWSEWLVDDQREASGRPDVLAFTSDALTEPVKVSGQAIANLVASTDGTDADWVVKLIDVYPDEVAAQPAMGGYQLMVAADIFRGRYRESFETAKPIEANRALPYRFALPTANHVFLPGHRIMVQVQSSWFPLYDRNPQSFVPNIFWAKPADYRKAVQRIYHAPGQASYVELPVVIAR; encoded by the coding sequence GTGCTCACATTCACCGCATATCGTTTTCGCGCGTTCGCCATCGGCCTGCTGGTCGCCGCCGCCCCAGCCGCTTTGCCCGCGCAGGTGACGACGCTGCCGAGCGAGACGCCGGCGACGCTTGTGCCGACGAACGATGGCTTCGACCACACGCGGCGCGACGTCATGATCCCGATGCGCGACGGCGTGAAACTCCATACCGTCATCCTCGTGCCGAAGGGCGCGCGCCGAGCGCCCATCCTGCTCACGCGCACGCCGTACGACGCAACCGCGCTGACGAGCCACGCCAACAGCGCGCACCTCGGGCCAAACCTCAACGGCTACGACAACGCGCTCGATGTCATCCTCGGCGGCGGCTACATCCGCGTCGTGCAGGACGTGCGCGGCAAGTATGGCTCGGAGGGCGACTATGTGATGAACCGTCCGCTGCACGGCCCACAGAACCCGACGTCCGTCGACCACGCGACCGATACGTACGACACCATCGACTGGCTCGTGAAGAACATCCCCGAGTCGAACGGCAACGTCGGCATCCTCGGCATCTCATACGACGGGTTTCTGCCGCTGATGGCCCTCGTGAACCCGCACCCGGCGCTCAAGGTGAGCGTGCCGATGAATCCGATGGTTGACGGCTGGATGGGCGACGACTGGTTTCACAACGGCGCATTCCGCCAGCAGAACATGCCGTACATCTACGAGCAAGCCGGGACGCGCGACAATTCGGCAAAGTGGTGGAGCACGCACTACGACGACTACGACATGTTTCTGCAGGCGGGCTCGGCAGGCGAGCTTGGACGGCGGCGCGGGCTTGAGCAGGTCGGCTTCTGGCGCAAAGTGCTCGCGCACCCCGCGTACGACGCATTCTGGCAGGACCAGGCGATGGACAAGATGCTCGCGGCGCAGCCACTCAAGGTGCCGGTGATGCTCGTCCACAGCCTCTGGGACCAGGAGGACATCTACGGCGACATCGCTGTCTACAAGGCGCTTGAGCCGAAGGACACGAACAACGATAAGGTCTTCCTCGTCCTCGGCCCGTGGCATCACGGCCAGGAGATCAAGGACGGCTCATCGTTAGGCGCGCTCAGGTTCGAGAGCAACACGTCGCTCACCTTCCAGCGCGAGGTGCTGCGCCCGTTCCTCGATCACTACCTGAAGGACGAGGCGCCAAAGGCCGACGTCGCGCCGGTGACCGCTTTCGAGACCGGGACCAACACGTGGCGCCGGCTGACGGCGTGGCCGGCCGGGTGCGCCAGCGGGTGCACCGTGCGCGCGACACCGCTCTACCTGCAGCCGCGCCTCAAGCTGGCCTTCGCGGCGCCTGACGCTGGCGGTCCCGCCTACGACGAGTACGTCTCCGATCCGGCGAAGCCCGTACCGTTTCGCGCACGCCCCACGCGCCCCACCGGCTACGACAACGGCCTGACGTGGTCTGAGTGGCTCGTCGACGACCAGCGTGAAGCGTCGGGACGCCCCGACGTCCTCGCCTTCACTTCGGACGCGCTCACGGAGCCAGTCAAGGTCAGCGGCCAGGCCATCGCCAACCTCGTTGCGTCGACCGACGGCACCGACGCCGACTGGGTCGTGAAGCTGATCGACGTTTACCCCGACGAGGTCGCCGCGCAGCCAGCGATGGGTGGCTATCAGCTCATGGTTGCCGCCGACATCTTCCGCGGCCGCTATCGCGAGAGCTTTGAGACGGCGAAGCCGATCGAGGCGAACAGAGCGCTGCCGTATCGCTTCGCGTTGCCGACGGCGAACCACGTGTTCTTACCGGGTCACCGCATCATGGTCCAGGTGCAATCGTCGTGGTTCCCGCTCTACGACCGAAATCCGCAGTCGTTCGTGCCAAACATCTTCTGGGCGAAGCCCGCAGACTATCGGAAGGCGGTGCAGCGGATCTATCACGCTCCGGGGCAGGCGAGTTACGTGGAGCTGCCGGTGGTTATAGCGCGGTGA
- a CDS encoding CocE/NonD family hydrolase C-terminal non-catalytic domain-containing protein, whose protein sequence is MPGKKSGERTEPVKISGQAIANLVASTDGTDADWVVKLIDVYPDEVAAQPAMGGYQLMVAADIFRGRYRESFETAKPNRGEHSAAVSLRAADGEPRVPTWSPHHGPGAIVVVPALRPKSAVVRAEHLLGEARRLSQGSAADLSRSGAGKLCGAADGRCAV, encoded by the coding sequence TTGCCGGGGAAGAAATCCGGGGAACGGACGGAGCCGGTCAAGATCAGCGGCCAGGCCATCGCCAACCTCGTTGCGTCGACCGACGGCACCGACGCCGACTGGGTCGTGAAGCTGATCGACGTTTACCCAGACGAGGTCGCCGCGCAGCCAGCGATGGGTGGCTATCAGCTCATGGTTGCCGCCGACATCTTCCGCGGCCGCTATCGCGAGAGCTTTGAGACGGCGAAGCCGAATCGAGGCGAACACAGCGCTGCCGTATCGCTTCGCGCTGCCGACGGCGAACCACGTGTTCCTACCTGGTCACCGCATCATGGTCCAGGTGCAATCGTCGTGGTTCCCGCTCTACGACCGAAATCCGCAGTCGTTCGTGCCGAACATCTTCTGGGCGAAGCCCGGAGACTATCGCAAGGCAGTGCAGCGGATCTATCACGCTCCGGGGCAGGCAAGCTATGTGGAGCTGCCGATGGTCGTTGCGCGGTGTGA
- a CDS encoding cupin domain-containing protein, with product MKGFVKDIEGLAVKNDEFRRVLYTAKNCQLVVMALKPKEEIGAEVHKLDQFFRVEEGTGEAVLNGVRTPIRAGFAVLVPAGANHNIINTGSAPLKLYTLYAPPNHRDGVVHHTRADAEKDDEHFDGKTTE from the coding sequence ATGAAAGGCTTTGTGAAAGACATCGAGGGTCTCGCCGTCAAGAATGACGAGTTTCGCCGGGTGCTTTATACGGCAAAGAACTGCCAGCTCGTCGTCATGGCGTTGAAGCCCAAGGAAGAGATCGGGGCGGAAGTCCACAAGCTCGACCAGTTCTTTCGCGTGGAGGAGGGGACCGGTGAGGCGGTTCTCAATGGCGTTCGGACGCCGATCCGCGCGGGCTTCGCCGTGCTCGTCCCGGCCGGGGCAAATCACAACATCATCAATACCGGCAGTGCTCCACTGAAGCTCTATACGCTCTATGCGCCGCCGAATCATCGGGACGGCGTTGTCCACCATACCCGCGCCGACGCGGAGAAGGACGACGAACACTTCGACGGCAAAACGACGGAATAG
- a CDS encoding DUF4342 domain-containing protein → MKMTTANSSSSPHAEEHKVSADKLLEKVKQIIREGNARKISIRNDAGKSLMEIPLTMGVIGVVLAPVWIAIGTIAALAGHYTIVVEKRT, encoded by the coding sequence ATGAAAATGACAACTGCGAACTCCAGCTCCTCCCCGCATGCCGAGGAGCACAAGGTCAGTGCCGACAAGCTCCTCGAGAAGGTCAAGCAGATCATACGCGAGGGAAATGCGCGCAAGATCAGCATCCGCAACGACGCGGGCAAAAGCTTGATGGAAATCCCTCTCACGATGGGCGTCATCGGCGTGGTGCTCGCCCCGGTGTGGATCGCCATCGGCACGATCGCCGCACTCGCCGGACACTATACCATCGTCGTCGAGAAGCGCACATGA
- a CDS encoding insulinase family protein, with product MMSIRALSLPALLLLAAPAVAQQTAPVPAATPVSLSTQLPVDRKVRIGTLPNGIRYYIRQNTRPEKRAELRLVVNAGSVLENQSQLGLAHFLEHTAFNGTTHFAKNDLIKYLESIGVRFGADLNAYTSFDETVYILPIPTDTARIVDQAFTILEDWAHGQTFNPTEVANERGVVREEWRGRKGAGDRMLQQWLPVAFKGSRYAERLPIGTEQSIMAATPAKLRAFYRDWYRPDLMAVIAVGDFDPVAIEAKIREHFSRLPKAVNAPRRTMYDVPSNRDPIVAIASDKEATNSSVNLMYKLPATSVKTVGDYRTMLMERLYLQMLNSRFSEISEKPDAPFLGAGASKGGFFARTTEAFTLAANVKDGGVERATEALLTESRRVDQFGFLQSELDRVKQNVLRSYERSYAERDKTQSGSFVEEYIGNYLETEAIPGIEYEYKLAQDLLPTITLAEVNNLAKRWITDENRVIIAQTPIKESVPVPTKSGILAAFDRAAKSTIAAWTENLSEDKLIATAPAAGKIISSKPISSIGATEWTLSNGARVIVKPTDFKDDQVLFSAYSAGGTSLVSDPDFISAALSSQVMSLGGLGSFSRIDLMKKLTGKAASVSPVIGEFTEGLSGSSSPKDIETMFQLIYLDFTAPRLDTVVFATFRGQAATFLANRGLSPEAVFSDTVQVTLAQHAFRARPMTPAVFNEVNPDRALTFYKDRFANAGDFTFVLVGNVDTVAIKPLVETYLASLPGTGRVEKARDNGITRPKGIVQRVVRKGTEPKANTIFAFTGPCTYSPENRLTLRALNTLMQTRLNETLREKLGGTYSPGVGGGCSREPRQEYTIQISYGSSPENVETLSSAVFALIDSLKAQPPSVADVDKVKEEILRSREVEVKTNPYWITNIAARDQAGEDLSGLGSAYDEMVKRLTPAMIQQAAKTYFNTANYARFVLLPENQGATK from the coding sequence ATGATGTCTATTCGAGCTCTCTCACTCCCGGCGCTGCTTCTTCTCGCGGCCCCGGCTGTCGCGCAACAGACCGCACCCGTGCCGGCTGCCACTCCGGTATCCCTCTCGACCCAGCTTCCGGTTGACCGGAAGGTCCGCATTGGCACTCTGCCAAACGGCATCCGCTATTACATCCGGCAGAACACGCGCCCCGAGAAGCGGGCCGAGCTACGGCTGGTGGTGAACGCTGGCTCCGTCCTCGAAAACCAGAGCCAGCTCGGCCTCGCGCACTTCCTCGAGCACACGGCGTTCAACGGCACGACGCACTTCGCAAAGAACGATCTCATCAAGTACCTCGAGTCCATCGGCGTTCGATTCGGAGCCGACCTGAACGCGTACACGAGCTTCGACGAGACGGTCTACATCCTTCCGATCCCGACCGACACAGCGCGGATCGTGGATCAGGCCTTCACGATCCTCGAGGATTGGGCGCACGGCCAGACCTTCAACCCCACCGAAGTCGCCAACGAGCGTGGCGTGGTCCGCGAGGAATGGCGCGGCAGGAAAGGCGCCGGCGACAGAATGCTGCAGCAATGGCTTCCCGTTGCGTTCAAGGGATCGCGATACGCCGAGCGGCTGCCGATCGGTACCGAGCAGAGCATAATGGCGGCGACACCCGCCAAGCTCCGCGCGTTCTATCGCGACTGGTATCGCCCCGACCTCATGGCGGTCATTGCGGTCGGCGATTTCGATCCCGTTGCGATCGAGGCGAAGATCAGAGAGCATTTCTCCAGGCTGCCGAAGGCCGTCAACGCGCCGCGCCGCACGATGTACGACGTTCCCTCAAACAGGGACCCCATCGTCGCCATCGCCAGCGATAAGGAAGCGACGAACTCGAGCGTCAATCTCATGTACAAGCTTCCCGCAACGAGCGTGAAGACGGTCGGCGATTACCGCACGATGCTGATGGAGCGACTCTATCTCCAGATGCTCAACAGCCGCTTCTCCGAGATCAGCGAGAAGCCGGACGCACCGTTTCTCGGCGCGGGAGCATCGAAGGGAGGCTTCTTCGCCCGCACCACCGAGGCGTTCACTCTCGCCGCGAACGTGAAGGACGGCGGAGTCGAGCGAGCAACCGAAGCGCTCCTCACCGAATCGCGCCGCGTGGACCAGTTCGGATTCCTGCAGTCCGAGCTCGACCGCGTGAAGCAGAACGTTCTCCGCTCCTACGAACGCTCGTACGCCGAGCGCGACAAGACGCAGTCGGGCTCGTTCGTCGAGGAGTACATCGGCAACTACCTCGAGACCGAAGCGATCCCCGGCATCGAGTACGAATACAAGCTCGCGCAGGATCTTCTGCCGACGATCACCCTGGCCGAGGTGAACAATCTCGCGAAGCGGTGGATAACGGACGAGAATCGCGTGATCATCGCGCAGACTCCGATCAAGGAAAGCGTCCCTGTTCCGACGAAGAGCGGAATTCTCGCCGCGTTCGATCGCGCCGCCAAATCAACGATCGCAGCGTGGACGGAGAATCTCTCGGAGGACAAACTGATCGCCACCGCGCCAGCGGCGGGAAAGATCATCTCATCGAAGCCGATCTCGAGCATCGGTGCAACCGAGTGGACGCTCTCCAACGGAGCGCGCGTCATCGTCAAACCGACGGACTTCAAGGACGACCAGGTGCTCTTCTCGGCGTACAGCGCCGGCGGCACGTCGCTGGTCAGCGATCCTGACTTCATCTCGGCAGCGCTCTCATCGCAGGTGATGAGCCTGGGCGGGCTGGGAAGCTTCAGCCGCATTGATCTCATGAAGAAGCTCACCGGCAAGGCCGCGTCCGTCAGTCCGGTGATCGGCGAGTTCACTGAAGGCCTCAGCGGCAGCAGCTCGCCCAAGGACATCGAGACGATGTTCCAGCTCATCTATCTCGATTTCACGGCGCCGCGCCTCGACACCGTGGTGTTCGCGACATTCCGTGGACAGGCAGCGACATTCCTCGCGAATCGCGGCCTTTCGCCCGAGGCGGTGTTCTCGGACACGGTGCAGGTGACGCTCGCGCAGCACGCCTTCCGCGCGCGGCCGATGACCCCGGCGGTATTCAACGAGGTGAATCCGGACAGGGCACTCACGTTCTACAAGGATCGCTTCGCGAACGCCGGCGACTTCACGTTCGTTCTGGTCGGCAACGTGGACACTGTGGCAATCAAGCCGCTCGTGGAGACTTATCTCGCTTCACTGCCCGGCACCGGAAGAGTCGAGAAGGCGCGCGACAACGGCATCACGCGGCCGAAGGGCATCGTGCAGAGAGTCGTGCGGAAAGGGACCGAGCCGAAGGCGAATACCATTTTCGCCTTCACCGGGCCGTGCACGTACTCGCCGGAGAACCGGCTCACGCTGCGCGCGCTCAACACGCTGATGCAGACGCGCCTGAACGAGACGCTGCGCGAGAAGCTTGGCGGGACCTACAGTCCTGGCGTCGGCGGAGGCTGCTCGCGCGAACCGCGCCAGGAGTACACGATCCAGATCTCGTACGGATCGTCGCCCGAAAACGTGGAAACTCTCTCCAGCGCCGTGTTCGCCCTGATTGACAGTCTCAAGGCCCAGCCTCCTTCCGTCGCTGACGTGGACAAGGTGAAGGAGGAGATCCTTCGGTCACGCGAAGTCGAAGTGAAGACCAACCCCTACTGGATCACCAACATCGCCGCACGCGATCAGGCAGGAGAGGATCTCAGCGGACTCGGCTCGGCGTACGACGAGATGGTGAAGCGACTCACGCCGGCAATGATTCAACAGGCAGCGAAGACGTACTTCAACACCGCGAACTACGCGCGATTCGTTCTGCTCCCGGAGAATCAGGGCGCGACGAAATAG